One Formosa sp. Hel3_A1_48 genomic window, AATATTGAATTGAAAACAAAATGCAAAGGAATTGATTTGCTTAAATTATTTTGAAAATAAATATAAAGAAATTGCGAATTTAGTTATGGAATGTTAAATTTGTAACAAATGGTATTGAAATTGTAGATGAGCAAAATCGAAACGATAGTCCAAACGCTAGAGCAAAACACAAATCAGATTATTGATCAGATTGGACTTTTACAGAAAGAAAATGGAGCTCTCAAAAGGGAAATTATTGATTTAAAGACCCAGAACAAAGACCAACTTCTGCTGCTTGAAGAAAAACAAGCTGAATTTGATTCTTTGAAAATTGCAAGTTCAATGCTTGGCAGTAATGAAGACAAACGAGCATCAAAGCTCAAAATAAATGCTTTAATCAAAGAAATAAATGATTGCATTGCAAGTTTATCGGACTAAATACAACTTATGAGCGAGCAATTAAAAATTAAATTATCTATTGCCAATAGGGTATACCCCTTGACAATAGCAGCAAGCCAAGAAGAAGGTTTGCGGATCGCTGCTCAAAAGATTGATGCAACCGTTAAAAAATTTGAACAAAGCTATTCTGTGCAAGACAAGCAAGATGTATTGGCAATGTGTGCCTTACAATTTGCGGCTGAATCGGAACAAACTAAAATAAATAAAAATAGTTTAAGTAATGCGCTTGAACAGCGTTTGGTTGATTTGAACCAGCGTTTGGAACAGCACTTGGACGCCGACGTTCTTTAAAATACAATAATACATACTGCCTGTATTGGTCAATTTTTTGATAAACTCAACGAGAATTCTATAAATGGGGTCCGTTTAAGTTGTAAAAGCATGCTGCCTTGTCGCAGACCCTTGATCAGCTTTTCAGCCCTAAATCCTGTTAAAAAGGAGTTTATACAAAACCCAGATCTTTACAGGCTTTTTTTTAATTTAAATTAATATCAATGGACCAAAATATAATATTGATATGTTCAGGAGCCACTATTTTTGGACTCATTATTGGACTTATCATTTCAAAAATAAAAGAAAAAAATAATGCCACTCAAATAACAAAAAATGCAAAACGCACTGCAGAAGAAATTATTTCAAAAGCAAAATCTGAAGGGGAGGCTATAAAGAAAAACAAGATATTTCAAGCTAAGGAGCGATTCCTAGAACTTAAATCGGAACACGAAAAGGTAATAACATCACGAAATAATAAAATGGCTGAAGCCGAAAAACGTACCCGTGACAAAGAATCGCAAATTTCTTCGGAACTTTCAAAAAACAAAAAGTTAGGTGATCAACTTGAATCTGCAAAAAAAGATTATGAACTTCGACTAGGTTTGCTAGACAAACGCCATGAAGAGTTGGACAAACTACATAAAAACCAAGTGCAACAACTCGAGGTGATTTCTGGTATTTCTGCTGAAGATGCAAAGACGCAATTGGTAGAGTCTCTAAAATCTGAAGCCAAGAACGATGTGATGTCTTACGTACAAGATAAAATGGAAGAAGCTAAACTCACAGCTGAGCAGGACGCTAAAAAAATCATAATTAATACCATACAACGCATTGGTACAGAAGAAGCAATAGACAATTGCGTGTCTGTCTTTAATATCGAATCAGATGATATGAAAGGTAGAATTATTGGTAGAGAAGGGCGTAACATAAGGGCCCTTGAAGCTGCCACTGGAGTTGAAATTATTGTTGATGATACACCTGAAGCAATTATTTTGTCCTGTTTTGATTCGGTTCGTCGAGAAATTGCACGTCTTTCTTTACACAAGCTTGTGACGGATGGACGAATTCATCCAGCACGAATTGAAGAAGTAGTGCGAAAAACACAAAAGCAAATAGATCAAGAGATTATTGAAGTAGGAAAGCGGACAGTTATCGATTTGGGTATTCATGGTTTACACCCAGAATTGATTAAAACCATTGGCCGAATGAAGTATCGATCGTCTTATGGACAAAACCTACTTCAACATTCAAGAGAAGTAGCGAAACTTTGCGGTGTAATGGCCGCCGAATTGGGATTAAATCCAAAATTAGCCAAACGTGCCGGGCTTCTCCATGACATTGGAAAGGTGCCAGACTCTGAAGTTGATATGGAAACTCCTCATGCTATTCTAGGCATGCAATGGGCTGAAAAATACGGAGAAAAAGCAGAGGTTTGCAATGCTATTGGCGCACACCACGATGAAATCGAAATGAAGTATTTACTTTCGCCAGTTGTTCAGGTCTGTGATGCTATTTCTGGGGCTCGCCCTGGCGCTAGACGACAAGTTTTAGACTCTTATATCCAAAGACTGAAAGATTTGGAACAGATTGCATTTAACTTCAAAGGTGTACAGAAAGCTTATGCAATTCAGGCGGGACGCGAGTTACGTGTAATTGTCGAGAGTGAAAAGGTAGATGATAACAACGCAAGCCGATTATCGTTTGAAATTTCACAGAAAATTCAAACTGATATGACGTACCCAGGTCAGGTAAAAGTAACTGTTATTAGAGAAACCAGGGCAGTTAATATTGCAAAGTAATCCTAAAAGGATAGGTTAAAAAAGGCAGTTTGTTTCGACTGCTTTTTTTAGTTACTTCTCGGATGAAAATTAGCCATAACCTCTTTTAAATGGCTTCTATCTACATGCATATAAATTTCTGTTGTAGTAATACTTTCGTGCCCAAGCATGACTTGTATGGCGCGTAAATCGGCTCCATTTTCTAAAAGGTGTGTTGCAAATGAGTGCCTAAAGGTGTGGGGTGAAATAGATTTACGTATGCCGGCTTTCTGAGCAAAAGTTTTTACAATAGTAAAAATCATTGCACGTGTGAGTTGACGGCCATGTTGGTTTAAAAATAAAGTATCTATGTGTAATGGTTCAATTTTAAGCAATGAACGAGCGTGCTGTCTGTACAAATTAATAAATTTTTGAGTGTGTTCTCCAATAGGAACAAAACGCTGTTTATTGCCCTTACCATTGACTTTTATAAATCCTTCATCAAAAAATAAGTCAGAGAGTTTTAAATTGGTAAGCTCACTTACACGTAAGCCACAACTGTATAATGTTTCAATAATAGCTCTATTGCGCTCACCAAGCGGGTGACTCAAATCAATTGCGGCAACAATCTTATCGATTTCTTTTACAGAAAGTGTATCAGGGAGTTTACGTCCAATTTTTGGGGCCTCAATTTGCTCCAAAGGGTTAGAAATGCGGTAGTTTTCAAAAATAAGATAATCAAAAAAACTGCGTAAGCCCGAAATTACACGCGATTGTGTTCGAGCGTTAACGGATTTAGCCAGTTCGCGTAAAAAACTTTTTAGATGATCAGTTTCTATTTCAGTCGGAGTTTCCGAGTGGTTGTACTGTTCTAAATAGGAAATTAGCTTTTGAACATCTAAACGGTAATTGACAACAGTATGATTAGATAGACCACGCTCAATTTTCAAGTAATGCTCAAAATCACGAAGGGCGTTATTCCATTTCATCTGTTTATGTGTAATGTAGTTAATCAAACACCTAAAGCATTATTTAGTTGTACAACTAATTTTTTAAAAATGTTTTATACCTCTAAAATACGACTATTTAGGTATTGATATTTAGTTTTTTACAAAATTAAATCAAAGAATTAGACAGGGTCTTGAAATAAAATCAAAAACTATTTGAAAAGAATAGAAAACCCACTTATATTTGCACTCGCATATGGAGAAATGGCAGAGTGGTCGAATGCGGCAGTCTTGAAAACTGTTGAGGGTCACACCTCCGGGGGTTCGAATCCCTCTTTCTCCGCAAAAGAAAACCCACAACATAGTTGTGGGTTTTTTGCTTTTCGAAATATTGCAATCATTTAGAATTGCAAAGGACTGGATATAGAGGACTCTTCGAAAAGCTTTTTTCTAGGTACTAATATTTTTTAAGAATTTATCGAATTCTTTCAAGGCCTCCTGCTGAGATTTACCATACTGTTCTTTAATATAGCCAACGAATTGAGTTTTACTTCCTTTGATTTTTTCCCAATCGTCACCAGTAATATTACTCCACATAGCTTGAGCTTTTCCTTTTACAAGTTCTTCTCGACCTTCCCATTTGAGTTGATCATATTCTTTGTACAATTCCTTTACTTTTTCTCTAGCCTCTGTAGTCGATAATTTAAACTTTTCTTGAGCTAATTCTTCAAATTTTTCAATTTCTCCCTTCACATTTTTCAATTCTTTTTTTGAAACATTCCATTCATCTTTCGCTTTTGTTTTTAATTCTTTCCAGAATTCTTTGATTTGTTTTTCCATGGTTTTTATTCTTTTAGATTTGGGTTTATTTAACTTAATTATTAATAAATTAAATTTAGGTTTAGGTGTTTTTTATTTTTAATCTTGAGAATAAATATATAAAATATAATGTTATTTTCAAAATTCTAAGTTTTAATTTTGAATACACTTGGTCTTTTAAATTTCCCTATTTTTGTAAAAAATATAATTTATGAGTTTACTTAATGCCCTAAAATGGCGCTATGCTGTAAAAAAATTTGATGATTCGAAAACAATTTCTCCCTCTGAAATAGATAAAATAAAGGAAGGGTTTAATCTTTCTGCTTCGTCCTATGGACTTCAACCTGTAGAGCTGTTATTGATTCACAATAAAACCATTCAAAAGGAACTTGTACCCATGTCGATGAATCAACCGCAAGTCGCACAAGCATCGCACGTTGCTGTTTTTTGTGTTAAAACGTCAATAGATGCTGACTATGTAATCGATTATTTCAACCGCATTAAGGAAATCCGTCAAACACCAGACGAAATACTTGAACCTTACCGCTCACATATTATTGAAAGTTTCAGTTCTAAAACAACTGAAGAGGTGTTTTTGTGGAGTGCTAAACAAGCTTACATCGCAATGGGTAATTTACTCGCAGTTTGTGCTGACCTCAGTATAGATTCCTGTCCTATGGAAGGTTTTGAGCCCGATAAATATGATGCCTATTTTGATTTAAAAGCAAAAGGTTTACGTTCTGTTCTTGTAATGCCATTGGGGTATAGAGCGGAGGATGATCCTTTTGCCTCCATGCAAAAAGTACGTAAACCTATCACTGATTCTGTAACTGATATCCTTTAGATTATGCCTGGATTTGAATTATTTGGCGATGCCGAGCGCAAAGAAGTTCAGGATGTATTAGCTTCTGGTGTCTTGATGCGTTATGGGTTTGAAGGTATGCGTAATGGTCATTGGAAAGCTAATGATTTAGAATTGGCTATCCAGAATCGATTCCGTGTAAAGCATGCTCAATTGGTAAGCAATGGCACTGCTGCAGTTAGCATGACTCTTGCTGTTGCCGGCGTTGGTGCTGGTGACGAAGTGATCATGCCTAGTTTTACTTTTGTGGCCAGCTTTGAAGCCATCATGATGATGGGTGCAACTCCAGTTGTTGTTGATATTGACGATACTTTAACACTTGATATTGAAGGGGTAAAAGCTGCAATCACTTCAAAAACTAAAGCCATTATGCCAGTACATATGTGTGGAAGTATGGCAAATTTAGATGCTTTAAAATCCATTTGTGACCAACACAATCTTATATTGATTGAAGACGCTTGTCAAGCCATTGGAGGTTCTTACAAAGGGAAAGCACTCGGTACTTTTGGCGACTTAGGCTGTTTTTCTTTTGATTTTGTCAAAACCGTGACTTGTGGCGAAGGTGGAGGAATCATCACAAACAATGCTACATATGCCAAACGCCTAGACCATTTTAGTGATCATGGACACGACCATATTGGTAAAGATCGTGGAGCAGAAGATCATCCATTCTTAGGATATAATTTTCGAATTTCAGAGCTAAATGCAGCTGTCGGACTGGCACAGTTCAAAAGAATTGATGAATTCTTGGCGCTACAAAAAAGGAATTACACCATTCTTAGAACAGCTTTGAGTGGTATTGATGGCGTTCAGTTTAGAACTGTACCAAACGGTGGGGTAGAAAGTTATGCCTTCTTGAGTTTTTTCTTAGACGATTTAAGTACTGCAAGAGCAGTAAGTAAATCCTTTAAAGCGAATGGAATTGATGTTTGTTTTCACTATTATGACAATAATTGGCATTACATCCGTAAATGGGATCACCTTAAAACGCAAAATTCACTTTATCCATTATCTAAAGAACTCCGTGAAGGTCTGAGTTATTTAAAAACAAAAGATTTTTCTAAATCTGATCATTATATAGGCCGAAATATATCCTGCTTAATTAAAATATCATGGACGGAAGAAGAAGTACTCAAAAGAGCCGAGACAATGGCCCAATGCATAAAAAGCTGTAATTAGTAATTGATGTAATCAATTATTTCAAGTCCGTAACCAATCATTCCAACGCGTTTTTTCTGTTTGCTATTGGAAATTAAATTAAGTTTTTGAATGTTAAGATCATGTAGGATTTGTGCACCAATCCCAAAATCTTTTTCATCCATATTTATGCTTGGTGCTTTTACTACTTTACCATCTTGTTGAATATCTTTCAATACGTTGAGACGTTTGAGCGTTTTCTCTGGACTTGAGTTTTGATTTATAAATACTATCGCACCTTTCCCTTTTTTATTAATCACGCGAAACATCTCATCCAATTTCTTATCGGCATCGTTGGTTAGTGTTCCTAGAACATCATTGTTGACAAGAGTTGAGTTTATTCGCGTAGGAATGGTTTCGCCTGTATTCCAATCGCCTTTAGTAAGTGCAATGTGAATAGCGTCATTGGTAGTTTGCTGATAGGCTCTTAATCTGTAACTTCCAAATCGTGTTTCTATCTGAAAATCGTTCTTTTTTGAGATTAGAGAATCATTCTGCATGCGGTAGGCTACAAGATCTTCAATTGAAATAATTTTTAAATCAAATTTTTTGGCGACTTCTTTTAGTTCGGGCAAACGTGCCATAGTTCCATCCTCATTCAAAATTTCCACTAGTATTCCTGCGGGTTCAAAGCCAGCCAAGCGCGCCAAATCTACAGCAGCTTCTGTGTGTCCTGTTCTTCTTAAAACACCCCCGTTTTTGGCTTTTAAAGGAAATATATGTCCAGGACGTCCAAGGTCTTGTGGTTTCGTATTGGGGTCGACCAAAGACTTTATCGTTTTTGCACGATCAGAAACTGAAATTCCAGTAGTACAACCGTGGCCAATTAAATCGACCGAAACAGTAAACTGCGTATGGTGTAAAACGGTGTTGTTTTGAACCATCATATTCAAATCTAATTCATCGCAGCGTGTTTCTGTGAGTGGAGCACAAATAAGCCCACGTCCATGAGTAGCCATGAAATTTATCATTTCTGGCGTAACTGCAGCAGCAGCAGCTATAAAATCTCCTTCGTTTTCACGATTTTCATCATCGACTACGACCACTACTTTTCCCGCTTTAATGTCTTTAATAGCGTCTTCTATAGTGTTTAATTTTTGTGACGAAGTTGATTTCTGAATTGATGTCATGAATTGTTTTTTGCAAAGATAGGAGAACAGCACTAAAACTTATGAAATTTTAGTTAAATCTTCATTCATTTTTCTATTAAAATAAAGGCGATACAAAAAGAATAGGGGGAGTGCTAAAATAATAAAAACTACATTGTGTGTCATAAATTTCTTTTTTAGTAGCTTGTAAAACTCAGATTGATTCTTCAAAACTTTTGGCAATAATACCAGAAAGAAAATGAGCGCAATTAGTGCTAAAGAAATGAGAATTCCACCAAGAATTTGAATACCATTATTTCTAAGTATTAAACCGCTCATACCAAATATCAGCAAGCTTAAGTGAGAGTAGCTCGCTAATGTTGCATTTTCATGATAATCTTCCAAATGGCGTATTCCCGCTTCATAAGATTCGTTACTTAAGTTCCCCGAAAGCTTAAGTTCTAGTTCTGTAATCCCTCTATTGCGTAAAATCTTTAGCGCATTATTTTTATCCGCTAATTTTAATCCGTAGTGCCTAAAGTTTTTAATCAAGTCGATTAGCTTTTCGTTTTCAAAACGATCGATCTCATTTGTATCTATAGAATGTTTTTCTAAATTTTGTTCATTCACTAATTTTGATCTTACTAGCTTTAGTTTCATTGGAATAAGAAGGGCATCTATGTCCATGAGCG contains:
- a CDS encoding CsbD family protein; this encodes MEKQIKEFWKELKTKAKDEWNVSKKELKNVKGEIEKFEELAQEKFKLSTTEAREKVKELYKEYDQLKWEGREELVKGKAQAMWSNITGDDWEKIKGSKTQFVGYIKEQYGKSQQEALKEFDKFLKNIST
- the rny gene encoding ribonuclease Y, coding for MDQNIILICSGATIFGLIIGLIISKIKEKNNATQITKNAKRTAEEIISKAKSEGEAIKKNKIFQAKERFLELKSEHEKVITSRNNKMAEAEKRTRDKESQISSELSKNKKLGDQLESAKKDYELRLGLLDKRHEELDKLHKNQVQQLEVISGISAEDAKTQLVESLKSEAKNDVMSYVQDKMEEAKLTAEQDAKKIIINTIQRIGTEEAIDNCVSVFNIESDDMKGRIIGREGRNIRALEAATGVEIIVDDTPEAIILSCFDSVRREIARLSLHKLVTDGRIHPARIEEVVRKTQKQIDQEIIEVGKRTVIDLGIHGLHPELIKTIGRMKYRSSYGQNLLQHSREVAKLCGVMAAELGLNPKLAKRAGLLHDIGKVPDSEVDMETPHAILGMQWAEKYGEKAEVCNAIGAHHDEIEMKYLLSPVVQVCDAISGARPGARRQVLDSYIQRLKDLEQIAFNFKGVQKAYAIQAGRELRVIVESEKVDDNNASRLSFEISQKIQTDMTYPGQVKVTVIRETRAVNIAK
- a CDS encoding NAD(P)H-dependent oxidoreductase, translating into MSLLNALKWRYAVKKFDDSKTISPSEIDKIKEGFNLSASSYGLQPVELLLIHNKTIQKELVPMSMNQPQVAQASHVAVFCVKTSIDADYVIDYFNRIKEIRQTPDEILEPYRSHIIESFSSKTTEEVFLWSAKQAYIAMGNLLAVCADLSIDSCPMEGFEPDKYDAYFDLKAKGLRSVLVMPLGYRAEDDPFASMQKVRKPITDSVTDIL
- a CDS encoding cell division protein ZapA, giving the protein MSEQLKIKLSIANRVYPLTIAASQEEGLRIAAQKIDATVKKFEQSYSVQDKQDVLAMCALQFAAESEQTKINKNSLSNALEQRLVDLNQRLEQHLDADVL
- the ribB gene encoding 3,4-dihydroxy-2-butanone-4-phosphate synthase yields the protein MTSIQKSTSSQKLNTIEDAIKDIKAGKVVVVVDDENRENEGDFIAAAAAVTPEMINFMATHGRGLICAPLTETRCDELDLNMMVQNNTVLHHTQFTVSVDLIGHGCTTGISVSDRAKTIKSLVDPNTKPQDLGRPGHIFPLKAKNGGVLRRTGHTEAAVDLARLAGFEPAGILVEILNEDGTMARLPELKEVAKKFDLKIISIEDLVAYRMQNDSLISKKNDFQIETRFGSYRLRAYQQTTNDAIHIALTKGDWNTGETIPTRINSTLVNNDVLGTLTNDADKKLDEMFRVINKKGKGAIVFINQNSSPEKTLKRLNVLKDIQQDGKVVKAPSINMDEKDFGIGAQILHDLNIQKLNLISNSKQKKRVGMIGYGLEIIDYINY
- a CDS encoding DegT/DnrJ/EryC1/StrS family aminotransferase: MPGFELFGDAERKEVQDVLASGVLMRYGFEGMRNGHWKANDLELAIQNRFRVKHAQLVSNGTAAVSMTLAVAGVGAGDEVIMPSFTFVASFEAIMMMGATPVVVDIDDTLTLDIEGVKAAITSKTKAIMPVHMCGSMANLDALKSICDQHNLILIEDACQAIGGSYKGKALGTFGDLGCFSFDFVKTVTCGEGGGIITNNATYAKRLDHFSDHGHDHIGKDRGAEDHPFLGYNFRISELNAAVGLAQFKRIDEFLALQKRNYTILRTALSGIDGVQFRTVPNGGVESYAFLSFFLDDLSTARAVSKSFKANGIDVCFHYYDNNWHYIRKWDHLKTQNSLYPLSKELREGLSYLKTKDFSKSDHYIGRNISCLIKISWTEEEVLKRAETMAQCIKSCN
- the xerD gene encoding site-specific tyrosine recombinase XerD; the protein is MKWNNALRDFEHYLKIERGLSNHTVVNYRLDVQKLISYLEQYNHSETPTEIETDHLKSFLRELAKSVNARTQSRVISGLRSFFDYLIFENYRISNPLEQIEAPKIGRKLPDTLSVKEIDKIVAAIDLSHPLGERNRAIIETLYSCGLRVSELTNLKLSDLFFDEGFIKVNGKGNKQRFVPIGEHTQKFINLYRQHARSLLKIEPLHIDTLFLNQHGRQLTRAMIFTIVKTFAQKAGIRKSISPHTFRHSFATHLLENGADLRAIQVMLGHESITTTEIYMHVDRSHLKEVMANFHPRSN